A portion of the Corynebacterium jeikeium genome contains these proteins:
- a CDS encoding biotin/lipoyl-binding protein, which produces MKLKVTVGGIAYDVDVEVVEEPKRLSPIVLGGSSSASVEPATASVSGVSANSVVAPLAGSVSKILVEEGQKIEAGEVLLILEAMKMETEITAPAAGTVGSIHVEVGDAVQGGQGLVSID; this is translated from the coding sequence ATGAAATTGAAAGTGACTGTCGGCGGCATTGCCTACGATGTCGACGTTGAAGTAGTTGAGGAGCCCAAGCGTCTTTCGCCCATCGTGTTGGGTGGATCGTCGAGCGCTTCCGTTGAGCCGGCCACCGCTAGTGTCTCGGGTGTCTCCGCCAATTCGGTGGTGGCGCCACTGGCAGGTTCGGTCAGCAAGATTTTGGTCGAGGAAGGCCAGAAGATTGAGGCTGGGGAGGTGCTGCTCATTCTCGAGGCAATGAAGATGGAAACCGAGATTACGGCCCCGGCTGCAGGCACCGTCGGCTCTATTCATGTCGAAGTCGGCGACGCAGTGCAGGGCGGCCAG
- the glgX gene encoding glycogen debranching enzyme GlgX yields MNQANTVGDYQVWPGEPYPLGSTYDGAGTNFALFSDVAEKVELCLISAEGEETRIALEEVDAHIWHCYIPSIMPGQRYAYRVHGPFDPANGKRCDPNKLLVDPYAKAFDGEFDGHPSLFNYDIHDHSKRNTEDSLGHTMTSVVINPFFDWGADRAPRTPYNETVIYEAHVKGMTMTHPEIPEELRGTYAGLAHPAIIDYLKDLGVTAIELMPVHQFLQDDHLREKGLRNYWGYNTFGFLAPHQDYSASQKPGGAVSEFKGMVRAFHDAGIEVILDVVYNHTAEGNHMGPTICFRGIDNEAYYRLVEGDRQHYMDYTGTGNSLNVRHPHSLQLIMDSLRYWVSEMHVDGFRFDLASTLAREFHDVDRLSAFFDLVQQDPIVSQVKLIAEPWDVGEGGYQVGNFPPQWTEWNGKYRDTIRDFWRGEPSTLGEFASRITGSSDLYANNDRRPTASINFVTAHDGFTLNDLVSYNEKQNMANGEDNRDGESHNRSWNCGVEGPTDDERVLSLRSRQHRNFLTTLLLSQGTPMISHGDEMGRGQKGNNNVYCQDNRLSWVDWNQTRTNSELVEYTQFLTELRAEHPVFRRRRFLRGGPLGAETDDRDIAWLTYEGRVMTTDDWNFDFGKSLMVWLNGDAITEPDRRGHRIEDDSFLLCFNAHHEDIMFQIPGTEYAHSWEVIIDTTEITGRPTRERIVEPEGELRVPARSTIVLIERH; encoded by the coding sequence ATGAACCAAGCAAATACAGTCGGCGATTATCAAGTATGGCCGGGTGAGCCTTACCCGCTCGGATCTACCTACGACGGCGCTGGCACCAACTTTGCGCTCTTTTCCGATGTTGCGGAAAAGGTGGAGCTTTGTCTGATTAGCGCCGAAGGCGAAGAAACACGCATTGCGCTGGAAGAAGTCGATGCGCATATCTGGCACTGCTACATCCCGTCCATCATGCCGGGTCAGCGCTACGCCTACCGTGTACACGGCCCATTCGATCCGGCAAACGGTAAGCGTTGTGACCCCAACAAGCTGCTGGTCGACCCATACGCCAAGGCTTTCGACGGCGAATTCGACGGTCACCCATCACTGTTCAACTATGACATTCATGACCACTCGAAGCGCAACACCGAGGACAGCCTGGGGCACACCATGACCTCCGTGGTCATCAACCCATTCTTCGACTGGGGCGCTGACCGCGCACCTCGCACGCCGTACAACGAGACCGTGATTTACGAGGCCCATGTCAAGGGCATGACCATGACTCACCCGGAGATTCCTGAGGAGCTACGCGGTACCTATGCCGGTCTCGCTCATCCGGCGATCATTGACTACCTCAAGGACCTTGGTGTCACGGCTATCGAACTGATGCCTGTCCACCAGTTCCTCCAGGACGACCACCTGCGTGAAAAGGGGCTGCGCAACTACTGGGGCTACAACACCTTCGGCTTCCTGGCGCCACACCAGGACTACTCGGCTTCCCAAAAGCCAGGCGGCGCAGTCAGCGAGTTCAAGGGCATGGTGCGCGCATTTCACGATGCGGGGATTGAGGTTATCCTCGACGTGGTCTACAATCACACCGCTGAGGGCAACCACATGGGCCCAACCATCTGCTTCCGAGGCATCGACAACGAGGCCTACTACCGTTTGGTCGAGGGTGACCGCCAGCACTACATGGACTACACCGGCACCGGTAACTCCCTGAACGTGCGCCACCCGCACTCCCTGCAGCTGATTATGGATTCGCTGCGCTACTGGGTCTCCGAGATGCATGTCGACGGCTTCCGCTTCGATTTGGCCTCCACCCTGGCTCGAGAATTCCACGATGTGGATCGCCTCTCCGCCTTCTTTGACTTGGTGCAGCAGGATCCGATTGTCAGCCAGGTCAAGCTCATCGCAGAGCCGTGGGATGTCGGCGAAGGCGGCTACCAGGTCGGTAACTTCCCACCGCAGTGGACTGAATGGAACGGTAAATACCGCGACACTATCCGCGACTTCTGGCGCGGTGAGCCATCCACGCTCGGCGAGTTCGCTTCGCGTATCACCGGTTCCTCGGACCTGTATGCAAACAATGACCGCCGCCCAACTGCGTCGATTAACTTCGTGACCGCGCACGACGGTTTCACTCTCAACGACTTGGTCAGCTACAACGAGAAGCAGAATATGGCCAACGGCGAGGACAACCGCGATGGCGAGTCCCACAACCGTTCGTGGAACTGCGGTGTGGAAGGCCCGACCGACGACGAGCGCGTTCTTTCTCTGCGCTCCCGTCAGCATCGTAACTTCCTGACCACTCTCCTACTGTCCCAGGGCACTCCAATGATTAGCCACGGCGACGAAATGGGACGTGGCCAGAAGGGCAATAACAACGTCTACTGTCAAGACAACCGTTTGTCATGGGTGGACTGGAATCAGACTCGTACTAACTCTGAACTGGTCGAATACACCCAGTTCCTGACTGAACTGCGTGCGGAACACCCAGTCTTCCGGCGCCGCCGCTTCCTGCGCGGTGGCCCGCTCGGTGCGGAAACCGATGATCGTGACATTGCCTGGCTGACCTATGAGGGTCGTGTCATGACTACCGATGACTGGAACTTCGACTTCGGCAAGTCGTTGATGGTCTGGCTCAACGGCGATGCCATCACTGAACCTGATCGCCGAGGTCACCGGATTGAAGATGACTCCTTCCTCCTGTGCTTCAACGCCCACCACGAGGACATCATGTTCCAAATTCCGGGCACCGAATACGCACACAGCTGGGAAGTCATCATCGACACCACAGAGATTACGGGTCGACCGACTCGCGAGCGCATCGTTGAGCCGGAAGGCGAGCTCCGCGTGCCGGCCCGTTCGACCATCGTGCTGATCGAGCGCCACTAG
- a CDS encoding acyl-CoA carboxylase subunit beta — translation MSQSSANQPNSADAVAPGVDASMAERLDYLDAQRRRVEAGGGEARQAKQHERGKMTARERIDNFVDEGTFRETGMFMTHRTTDFGMDTADAPADGVVTGTAAVLGRAVHVASQDFTVMGGSAGETQSRKVAATMRAAADNGTPFVFINDSGGARIQEGIDSLSGYGQVFYNNVWLSGLVPQISIIAGPCAGGAAYSPALTDFIIQTRKAQMFITGPGVIKSVTGEEITSEQLGGADAHMAKAGNIDFVADDDEQAILIAQKLLSFLPQNNTEEPPIVDPVFDAEPDPELRDIVPVDGKKGYDVREVIIRIADNGDFLECQAGFATNLVVGFGRVLGRTVGFVANQPNVMSGVLDINSSDKGAKFIRFCNAFNIPLVTLVDVPGFMPGVTQEHGGIIRHGAKMLYAYSAASVPKVTVVMRKAYGGAYLAMCSKDLGADYVFAWPTAEIAVMGAEGAVNVVFRKEIAAAGDEEEQARVRDERIAEYKTRFSTPYVAASRGLVDDVIDPAETRLRVADALSVLRNKREVRPAKKHGLGPQ, via the coding sequence ATGTCGCAAAGTTCAGCAAACCAGCCGAATTCGGCGGATGCCGTCGCGCCGGGCGTCGACGCCTCGATGGCGGAGCGCCTGGATTATTTGGATGCTCAGCGTCGCCGTGTTGAGGCCGGTGGCGGTGAAGCCCGCCAGGCCAAGCAGCACGAACGTGGGAAGATGACTGCCCGCGAGCGTATCGACAACTTCGTCGACGAGGGCACTTTCCGTGAAACCGGCATGTTCATGACTCACCGCACCACCGACTTCGGCATGGATACTGCCGACGCGCCTGCCGACGGTGTGGTCACCGGCACTGCCGCGGTTCTCGGCCGGGCAGTGCACGTGGCCTCCCAGGACTTCACGGTCATGGGTGGCTCCGCTGGTGAAACGCAGTCCCGCAAGGTTGCGGCCACCATGCGCGCTGCTGCCGACAACGGCACTCCGTTCGTGTTTATCAACGACTCCGGTGGTGCTCGCATTCAAGAGGGGATTGACTCTCTGTCGGGCTACGGCCAGGTCTTCTACAACAATGTCTGGCTTTCCGGTCTGGTGCCGCAGATTTCCATCATTGCAGGCCCATGTGCTGGAGGCGCTGCCTACTCGCCAGCGCTGACCGACTTCATCATTCAGACTCGCAAGGCACAGATGTTCATCACCGGCCCGGGCGTTATTAAGTCGGTGACCGGCGAGGAAATCACCTCCGAGCAGCTCGGTGGCGCTGATGCGCACATGGCCAAGGCCGGCAATATTGACTTCGTTGCCGACGATGACGAGCAGGCCATCCTGATTGCGCAGAAGCTCTTAAGCTTCCTGCCACAGAACAACACGGAAGAGCCACCAATCGTGGATCCGGTATTCGACGCCGAGCCGGATCCAGAGCTCCGCGACATCGTCCCCGTCGATGGCAAGAAGGGCTACGACGTCCGCGAGGTCATAATCCGTATCGCCGACAATGGCGACTTCCTCGAGTGCCAGGCGGGTTTTGCCACCAACCTAGTCGTTGGTTTTGGTCGAGTTTTGGGTCGTACCGTGGGCTTTGTCGCCAACCAACCGAACGTGATGTCCGGTGTGCTGGACATCAATTCCTCGGACAAGGGCGCAAAGTTCATCCGCTTCTGCAATGCCTTTAACATCCCGCTGGTCACCCTGGTTGACGTTCCTGGCTTCATGCCGGGCGTCACCCAGGAGCATGGCGGCATCATCCGCCACGGCGCAAAGATGCTCTACGCATACTCCGCAGCGTCTGTGCCTAAGGTGACCGTCGTCATGCGTAAGGCCTACGGCGGTGCGTACCTGGCGATGTGCTCGAAGGACCTCGGCGCGGACTACGTATTCGCATGGCCGACCGCGGAAATTGCGGTGATGGGCGCAGAGGGTGCGGTCAACGTGGTCTTCCGAAAGGAAATTGCCGCCGCGGGCGACGAGGAAGAGCAGGCGCGCGTGCGCGACGAGCGTATCGCCGAATACAAGACACGCTTCTCGACGCCGTATGTCGCCGCCTCGCGCGGACTGGTCGACGACGTGATTGACCCGGCGGAAACCCGCCTGCGTGTGGCTGACGCACTGTCGGTTCTGCGTAACAAGCGGGAGGTTCGCCCGGCCAAGAAGCACGGATTGGGGCCACAGTAA
- the higA gene encoding addiction module antidote protein, HigA family: protein MSTHPVHPGSILNDNFLEPRHLSIYRLALAIGVPSSTLERFRTGRTAVTTDLANRLSDYFDTEPEYWLNSQAEFNMRASA from the coding sequence TTGAGCACGCATCCTGTGCACCCTGGTTCTATCTTGAACGATAATTTCCTCGAGCCGCGACACCTCTCTATCTACCGACTGGCTCTTGCCATCGGCGTGCCAAGCTCAACTCTGGAGCGCTTTCGCACCGGCCGCACTGCGGTCACCACTGACCTCGCAAATCGACTGTCCGACTACTTTGACACCGAGCCGGAGTACTGGTTGAACTCTCAGGCGGAGTTTAATATGCGCGCATCTGCGTAA
- a CDS encoding methylmalonyl-CoA carboxytransferase subunit 5S — MSPRTIGVTEVAFRDAHQSLMATRMAMEDMVDVCEEMDKAGFWSVECWGGATFDACIRFLNEDPWERLRTFRKLMPNSRLQMLLRGQNLLGYRHYEDMVVDKFVEKSAENGMDVFRVFDALNDPRNLEHAMRAVKNVDKHAQGTICYTTSPLHDVDGYVKLAGRLLDMGADSIALKDMAALLKPQPAYDIIRGIKETYGEDTQINVHCHSTTGVTMVTLMKAIEAGADVVDTAISSMSLGPGHNPTESLVEMLEGTDYTTDLNMDNLITIRDHFRKVRPKYAEFESKTLVNTDIFMSQIPGGMLSNMENQLKAQGAGDRVEEVMREVPIVRKDAGYPPLVTPSSQIVGTQAVFNVLMGRYKVMTAEFADLMLGYYGQCPGERNPELIKQAAEQTKKEEITVRPADLLEPEWDDLVKQAKELDGYNGTAEDVLTNALFPSVAPGFFTTRGEGPKNVGKTAEQLKREAEQASGAANAIREPIRYKVTVGGRSQTVQVEPA, encoded by the coding sequence ATGAGTCCACGAACCATTGGTGTAACGGAAGTAGCGTTCCGAGACGCTCATCAGAGCCTCATGGCAACGCGAATGGCTATGGAAGACATGGTCGATGTCTGTGAAGAAATGGACAAGGCCGGTTTTTGGAGTGTGGAGTGCTGGGGTGGCGCAACCTTCGACGCTTGCATTCGCTTCCTCAACGAAGACCCCTGGGAGCGACTGCGGACATTCCGCAAACTGATGCCGAACAGCCGCCTGCAGATGCTGCTGCGCGGTCAGAATCTCCTCGGCTACCGCCACTACGAGGACATGGTGGTTGACAAGTTCGTCGAAAAGTCCGCTGAAAACGGCATGGACGTATTCCGTGTTTTCGACGCCCTCAACGATCCACGCAATCTCGAGCACGCCATGCGCGCGGTCAAGAACGTCGACAAGCACGCGCAGGGCACGATCTGCTACACGACGTCTCCGCTTCACGACGTCGACGGGTACGTTAAGCTCGCTGGTCGTCTACTGGATATGGGGGCGGACTCCATTGCGTTGAAGGACATGGCAGCGCTGCTGAAACCCCAGCCGGCTTACGACATCATCCGCGGCATCAAGGAAACTTACGGCGAGGACACCCAGATTAATGTCCACTGTCACTCGACTACCGGTGTCACCATGGTGACTTTGATGAAGGCCATCGAAGCTGGTGCGGATGTCGTGGACACAGCAATTTCGTCGATGTCGCTGGGGCCGGGACACAACCCGACCGAGTCGCTGGTGGAAATGTTGGAGGGAACCGACTACACCACCGACCTGAACATGGATAATCTGATCACCATTCGTGACCACTTCCGCAAGGTGCGTCCGAAGTACGCAGAGTTCGAGTCGAAAACCCTGGTCAATACCGACATTTTCATGTCGCAGATTCCTGGCGGCATGTTGTCGAACATGGAAAACCAGCTCAAGGCCCAGGGCGCGGGCGACCGCGTCGAAGAGGTCATGCGTGAAGTACCGATTGTCCGAAAGGACGCCGGTTACCCGCCGCTGGTGACTCCGAGCTCGCAGATCGTCGGCACGCAAGCTGTGTTTAACGTACTGATGGGACGCTACAAGGTTATGACGGCTGAGTTCGCCGACCTCATGCTCGGCTATTACGGGCAGTGTCCTGGTGAGCGCAACCCAGAGCTGATTAAGCAGGCAGCGGAACAGACCAAGAAGGAAGAAATCACGGTTCGCCCGGCTGATCTCCTCGAACCAGAGTGGGACGACCTGGTCAAGCAGGCCAAGGAGCTCGACGGTTACAACGGCACCGCCGAGGACGTCCTGACCAACGCACTGTTCCCATCCGTCGCACCGGGATTCTTCACCACGCGCGGCGAAGGGCCGAAGAACGTCGGTAAGACTGCCGAACAGCTCAAGCGCGAGGCGGAGCAAGCCTCAGGTGCTGCCAATGCCATTCGCGAGCCAATTCGCTACAAGGTCACCGTTGGCGGTCGCTCACAGACCGTCCAGGTGGAACCCGCCTAG